The Pseudorasbora parva isolate DD20220531a chromosome 19, ASM2467924v1, whole genome shotgun sequence genomic sequence ttattattgactgtatttaaaatttgactgctattttgcctaaaatcaacttaataggtccttaatggctcattgttgcagttggcttgagacttccagccatgctggcatgtcttgtcttcttctttgcgcttggccccgataatggctgcttgcagctatatttattattattattcttcttccgctcttgagtctatggcagcccatagaaccgtatggtaaaaagttgtgaaatttggcacacagatagagGACAGTCCCATCTGTCAATATAGCAAATTTTGAGTCTCCAattcaatccctctagcgccaccgtctgtccaaagttgcacttatgtttatgctaataacttttgaaccataagggctagaaacaaaattcttttttcccttgattccttggctcaagccgattcgattgcaccctatgacgtccttttccgtcatgaaaattttcccgccattttgaatttttcaaaaaagctactttttcaaactcctcctaggccgttgctctgattttcacgaaaattgatcCAGATCATCATCAGACCATGCcaacaaaaagttattaaaatcAAGTTGATTAGTCGAATCGTTTTTGATAaatgcgcaaacaaattttacgtagcagTTGCAAAAATATTCttaaggctgtatctctgcaatgctttatcgtattcaacccaaacttggtacatgtcctCACGAGCATGACTTGAAGTGATCTGCAGCATTTCAGTGcagtgccacctactggtccggagatacaaaaaatgcctattttggcttataacttctgatgggtttttccaaaaatcataaaagtggtctTGTTAGATTCGGGACATCATGCCGAGTCGATAAATATCCAATTATCCCGTATCACCCATTTTGggcgtcggccattttgaattttgtctaaaaatgctgtattttacgaatgcattagcataTCGTTACGCAACTTGTTATGTGTCTTCTGCACCATGCCCTGAAGgtgctcaaaaagtttcggggcagtgccaccttgtggtcaaaatgtataacaaaatttacactaaggctaataacttttgaataaattaacctattatgatgaaactggtcataatacattccttGGCTACTGCTGAGAACATAGAtatcaattttgccatatttggtAAAACGTCCTctcctccatcttgttattagttaaaaacctactttttcaaactcctcctaggccgtttgtccgattttcaccaaaattgactcGTATCATCTTCAGCCCATCCCGACACAAAGTTATTGATTTCACATCAATagattaaatagtttttgtttaacaCAGCGACGAAGCtgaggcatgatgccaaaatgactcttaaggttgtatctctgcaatgttttgacatattgacagcaaactgtgcatgtgtcattgtcacctcaccctgaccacaccacattcatttggtcacagcgccacctataggtaaAACGTGatacattattaatttttaacttTATGTATAATTGTATGTCTTTTTTGCTTCAGCTTATGTTAATAGGTCTTTAATGGTTCATTTTTGCAGCTGGTCActcccagccatgctggcatgtctcattttcttctttgcgctgaggcatgatgccaaaataactcttaaggttgtatctctgcaatgttttgacatattgacaccaaactgtgcatttttgcagctggtcacttccagccatgctggcatgcctcattttcttctttgcgcttggccccggaattgctgcttgcagctatattttatGATTAGCATCACACCCAGAGCCAATCCTTTTTTTCCCCTGGGTATAGTTACAAGTATAACTGATATGTTACTGGCATACATTAGCGGAACTATGGCTAATAAATTACCCCCGAATGAACCCATTTTCTTTAATATTTTCTGTCACTGAACCTAATATAGTGACATTGATACACTTTTAAGTGTTAAGTGTCCAGAATAATTTTTGGGAGCCACTACTTATGTTGTGATATTTAATAACTAATTGactaccatttaaaaaaaatatatatataatacaataatataatacaaaaatataatacaaaaaatacaattatatatatatatatatatatatatatatatatatatatatatatatatatatatatatatatatatatatatatatatatatatatatatatatatatatatatatatccactgtaaaaagttatttagaaaaaaagttacctggttgccttaaaattttgagttcattgaaattaaaattttgagttaatacaatgaacattttttgagattcgacagcctttattaaaagatttttcaaagattttgtaagcatattgggtaattatgtgtatgttatttctgatgacacagtgaaacatgccaaattttgctattttcatgatttatcacattttttatgtggttcagattcaaaaatattttgagtttctatttattaaactaatttccttcatattatcaactcaaatttttactttcaataaactcaaaattttaaggcaaccaggttacttacttttttaagttaaaccaacaaaaaacaccacaaattttttacagtgtagttttaaTAGTCTCGCTCACTAagtttgcatttatttgattggaAATACAGCAAAAccattaatattgtgaaaataaCTGTTGTCTATTTTCCAGCTAAATCTTCAGCATTAAGCATTAAgtcttaagtgtcacatgaccctttagaaatcattctaatatgctgatttgctgttcaAAAAATATTCTGATTATTTTTCTACTTTTTTTTCCAGTAGACATTATTTGTAGTATAGATCTTGTTACCTTACTCCTCACTGTAAGCCAAATGATGAATCATCAAGCACAATCTGAGCCAACACTTCCTGTTTGTGCATGTGTAATAATGAATAGTTGGGCTCTTCTAGGTATTACAGGGGAGCAGTGGGTGCATTGCTAGTGTATGACATCACCAAGCATCTGACGTATGAGAACGTTGAGCGATGGCTGAAGGAGCTGTATGACCACGCTGATCCTCATATGGTAGTCATGCTTGTGGGAAATAAAAGTGACCTGGCAACCGTACGCACTGTACCAACAGAGGAGGCTAAGGACTTTGCAGGTGTCAATACATTTTATTACCCTTTGTTTTCGACATTTCAGCCCACGTTGTTCTAAATTTGACTTACTTTTTTGTGGAATAAATTTTATACATACAATAAAAGTCAGTGGGGGCCAGTGTTGTTTGGACCCTAAGCACAATAAAGTCAAGcaggtttggaataacatgaaggtgatgacagaattttcatcgCTTTATGACATAATATGAAATAGACATATTaacactttttttgtttgttgataAAACAGAGGGCAAAGGCTTGCTTTTTATGGAGACTTCCGCATTAGAGTCAACTAATGTTGAATCTGCCTTCCTTGAAGTTCTAACAGGTGAGTTTTCTTTTGACCTTGTCACTGATTAACATTGAGGCACAGCAGATTATTATGGggtttatatttataaggcactGTAAACTCTAACACTCAAAATACTTCATTGGTTTTTGTAGGACAAACATAAATTGAACAAAATAGTTCagtcaaattaacttttatgtgTATTTAGCACTTTCTCTTTGTTTCAAGTTAACATAACTAATATATTTTTGGTAAGCTCaactgtttcattgttttgggTTTTAGGAAATGATTTCTTTGACTTTAGATGAACTTAagtttaactgaaactgggctgggatttctatttcccagcacgCTTTGTCATGAGGCTCGAAAGGGAGAGTATAATGTTTTAttgtgcaagattaatgttaagTTGGAGATTTAGTAGTGATTCATGTTTTGTTATGCTAATGTGGAAGAGTTTCTGTTATTGTGGGTTTTTGGAGAGTTAGTGCATGTGGCTTTGTTTGAGAGCAAGTATGTTAATGCTTTATATTGCTGCTATTATTAACATGTTAACAAATTAACAAGTTAGCATTTTCTGAATTATCTTGTTATAGATAGCAATGTTTATGCTAATACAAATGTTCACATTGAGGTTACATggggaaaaaaagttaaatgtatgaattagtgTACTCAAACATTTCAAGTTAAGaacaattaaaatatatatgtataaaatataaatctgcCAGTTCTGCTTACATAAACTTTGGAGTTCTTTACTGATTGCCTCAAATTTTTTAGTTTTGCCAAATTATTTTGGTTTACAGTGTGGTGTCAACCATTTTAAAATCCCTCTTGACTTGAACTCACTTTAAATGCATAAAGACAATGTTCAATGTTTCATCCATCAGCAATACACAAGAAAGTTGCAAGTAAAGAGGTCACCAGAGGTTCTATCAGCGCGGTGACCCTGGGGCCCACCAGCGAGTACAAGGAAGAGAGACAGTCCTGCTGTAAAGGCTCCTGAACAGATGAAAGACCATCAAGAGCAAAACTAAGACATTTCCCTATGACATTGATCACGTCATACCCGTATGGAGGTACTTCTTCATACTTGGCCTTCACTGGATGTCATATCAATGAGAAAAATTGGGAGGGGAGCAGCGTTTTTTAAGAGTTATTGTTTTATAgcttattttttactttttaaaagatGTAAGATTGGAACGCATGATGTAAGACATGGTGTGTTTTTAGATAGTTCATTACGACTAGACATGACTGTAAATAACTCTTACAGATAAACCACAAATGGGTTAATGTATTATTAGCTATTTATATGGTgttaaaataaacacaaaaatatatcataTTTCAGTACAGACTTCAGGtttgtaaaatttaaataaaatataaactcagtctttgaataatataaatatattggaCTGATCAATTAGACATTTCTCATGGAAAGTATGTGTGGATTATAGATTATTGATAtttttgcattacttttttattatccTAAAGGATGACACTGTGATCTAActataaataaaaatcttaaaGATCTAAAAATAATGTAATTCATTATATAAATGTGAAGAGCTTTGCACACACTGCTGCAGCTTgcaaaattaattatattaattattttggtTTTAAGACCTTAGTCAGACACAAAAAGTTGCTGTTTCAATAAATATAGGATATTTTATGCAAGCTACAGCAATGTGCTGGACTTATTGTGTGACTTGCTCAATACagttgcctgtgtgtgtgtgtgtgtgtgtgtgtgtgtgtgtgtgtgtgtgtgtgtgtgtgtgtggatgtgttTATCTATAAACATATCCATTAACAGTTATagatttattattgttattccattttaaatgttacatatttacatatgtaacattcatatatttacaataataaagTAATATCATTCAGGCTTGGTCATGAAATCGAAAAACCATCAAAATCcagaattaaatatttattttttataaatcctCAACTAATAAGAGTGGTTCCTTTGAAACATTCTCTAACAATCATTGGCAATGTTATGATTAAACATTGATGCTTATAATCAAGTCCATATCTACCCAATATAAGAAAAGCAAAAGTATTCAGAATGATAAACCATACAGTTTTAACCCATCAGTATATTCATTCCAGGTTTTTTGATTACTGACATGAATTGACATGAAAGCCTAATGTTCAGTTCAGCTGATACACACAGTCAGTGCCTGGGTATTGAGGCAGATTCAGCTGGTACTTCTGTTCAAGTGCAGCAGGAACGAATCGTCCTCCCAGGAAGTGATAGCGTCCTTTGAAGTGATTGGCTGCCTTCTTAGGTGCTGTGAGGGAGATGAGCATGTCAGGCTGAATCCCATCAGGACTGCCTTTCTCCACATCCCAGCCTAAAGAGCGAAATAAATCTTTTGTCATAATTacactgcatttattttaaactatTTGATCATTACCAGGCATTTTATGCAATTTAAAAATGCCTTTTGGCTCTTAAATGCTAATCAAACAATTGAATAAACCCCAAATATTTGCTTGTATTGCAATAAAATTTGTGATTATTTCTTCCTGATTATGGTGTGTGTGCATTCTCACCTGAAGGTATGTCGACACTAGCAATGGGCACAGTAATTTTCTTTAGTTTGGAGAGGATGCCACCGAACGGCTCTCGCACAGCACCCTTAAAACTGAATCCAAAGATGGCGTCCACAACCAAGTTATAAGCTTCATCAATCACATCAGCCTAAAGAGAGCATGATGGGAATATACATGACACACAGTATATTGTACACATAGTATGGTatacatattaaatatatacactGCCGATggcaagatgtttttgaaagatttatcttatgttcaccaagctgcatttatttgatcacaaatacagtaaaaacagtaatattgtgaaatattatttctatttaaaataacttttatttgaatacattttaaaatgtaatttattaatgtgATGATAAGCTGAATTTTCCtgaatgatccttcagaaatctttctaaTACACAGGTttttctgctcaagaaacatttatgattattgtcaatgttgaaaacagttgtgctgcttaatttttgtggaaactatcATACTT encodes the following:
- the rab25a gene encoding ras-related protein Rab-25a, whose product is MGTDLAYNFVFKVVLIGESGVGKSNLLSRFTKNEFNHDSRTTIGVEFSTRSIQVDNITIKAQIWDTAGLERYRAITSAYYRGAVGALLVYDITKHLTYENVERWLKELYDHADPHMVVMLVGNKSDLATVRTVPTEEAKDFAEGKGLLFMETSALESTNVESAFLEVLTAIHKKVASKEVTRGSISAVTLGPTSEYKEERQSCCKGS